The Limnochorda sp. LNt genome includes a region encoding these proteins:
- a CDS encoding LacI family DNA-binding transcriptional regulator, protein MKGHRRRPRLRLSATRIAQFAAGDRPPIGEVTVLPSLRGKGGEGVAQRQAIGRTTPPSRKRLSPPPGRRATLRDIAGALGLSVAAVSRALNGHPDVSPTTRRRVLEVARQLNYRPNAAAKTLVTHRSRLIGVYFLGQERARFSHPFASEVVDGLLEGLATAGYDLLVFGDGLYDGGAPSFMDLAAHRQIDGAVFLGLRTDDPRWGELARLPFPLVTIDVPVEGERAVSVGCDHIEGARLMARHLAALGHRRIAMINGHRWAPVSWERLTGFTAGLRQVGLEWEEACLVEGDFTEASGYQGAVELLRRRPRPTAIFAASDLMALGVLRAAREMGIAVPEELSVGGYDDISDAARASPPLTTVHQPRRQLGVAAAQSVVGLIERGHDGIPSRVLLRPELVVRASTGPAPSSSP, encoded by the coding sequence ATGAAGGGCCATCGAAGGCGACCTCGTCTTCGGTTAAGCGCGACCAGAATAGCGCAGTTCGCGGCAGGAGATCGTCCGCCGATCGGCGAAGTGACGGTGCTGCCGTCACTTCGAGGGAAGGGGGGCGAGGGAGTGGCGCAGCGCCAGGCGATCGGACGCACGACCCCTCCGTCTCGCAAACGTTTAAGCCCACCTCCTGGACGTCGGGCTACTCTCCGCGACATCGCCGGGGCCCTGGGTCTGTCGGTCGCAGCCGTCTCCCGGGCGCTCAACGGGCACCCCGACGTCAGCCCTACCACGCGCCGGCGCGTGCTCGAGGTCGCCCGCCAGCTCAACTACCGCCCCAACGCCGCGGCCAAGACCCTGGTCACCCACCGCAGCCGCCTCATCGGGGTCTACTTCCTCGGCCAGGAGCGGGCTCGCTTCTCCCACCCCTTCGCCTCGGAGGTGGTCGACGGGCTGTTGGAGGGGCTGGCGACGGCCGGCTACGATCTGCTGGTCTTCGGTGACGGGCTCTACGACGGGGGCGCTCCCTCCTTCATGGACCTGGCGGCGCACCGTCAGATCGACGGCGCCGTCTTCCTGGGGCTGCGCACCGACGATCCCCGCTGGGGCGAGCTGGCTCGCCTGCCCTTCCCCCTGGTGACCATCGACGTGCCGGTGGAGGGGGAGCGCGCCGTCTCGGTCGGCTGCGACCACATCGAGGGTGCTCGGCTGATGGCCCGGCACCTGGCCGCGCTGGGCCATCGTCGCATCGCCATGATCAACGGCCACCGGTGGGCGCCCGTCAGCTGGGAGCGCCTGACGGGGTTCACGGCCGGCCTCCGACAGGTGGGCCTGGAGTGGGAAGAGGCCTGCCTCGTCGAGGGCGACTTCACCGAGGCGAGCGGCTACCAGGGCGCCGTGGAGCTCCTGCGCCGCCGTCCACGCCCCACGGCCATCTTCGCCGCGTCGGACCTGATGGCCCTGGGCGTGCTGCGCGCGGCCCGGGAGATGGGCATCGCCGTGCCCGAGGAGCTCTCCGTGGGAGGTTACGACGACATCTCCGACGCGGCCCGCGCCTCGCCGCCGCTCACCACCGTGCACCAGCCCCGTCGCCAGCTCGGCGTGGCCGCGGCCCAGTCGGTCGTCGGCCTCATCGAGCGAGGGCACGACGGGATCCCGTCTCGGGTGCTCCTGAGGCCCGAGCTGGTGGTGCGGGCTTCGACGGGCCCGGCCCCCTCGAGCTCGCCGTAG
- a CDS encoding S-methyl-5'-thioinosine phosphorylase — translation MSRARLAVIGGTGFEDPSILGRPRETTTITTRLGAATVSLYALDGVTVAYLSRHGPGHSVPPHRIDYRANIAALAALGVQRVVATAAVGSLRRELPPGTVVVADQFLDFTRQRPVTFFEDDAVVHTDFSEPYCPQIRAALVATIRQQGLHVQETGCYVGMEGPRYETPAEVRALAALGGDVVGMTGLPEAVLAREAGICYAVVAVVTNLGAGLSASSLSHQEVVAVMDERRPRLLRAILQALASLPEARGCPCAAAPGRGLVASML, via the coding sequence GTGAGCAGGGCGAGGCTGGCCGTCATCGGTGGCACCGGCTTCGAGGATCCGTCCATCCTGGGCCGACCGCGGGAGACCACCACCATCACGACCCGTCTGGGGGCGGCCACGGTCTCCCTCTACGCCCTCGACGGGGTGACCGTGGCCTATCTGTCGCGCCACGGGCCCGGGCACAGCGTGCCGCCCCACCGCATCGACTACCGGGCCAACATCGCCGCGCTGGCCGCCCTGGGGGTCCAGCGTGTCGTGGCCACGGCGGCCGTCGGCTCACTGCGCCGCGAGCTGCCGCCGGGCACGGTGGTGGTAGCCGACCAGTTCCTCGACTTCACCCGTCAGCGTCCCGTCACGTTCTTCGAGGACGACGCGGTGGTGCACACAGACTTCAGCGAGCCGTACTGCCCCCAGATCCGGGCGGCCCTGGTGGCGACAATCCGGCAGCAGGGGTTGCACGTACAGGAGACGGGCTGCTACGTCGGGATGGAAGGGCCGCGCTACGAGACGCCGGCGGAGGTGCGGGCCCTGGCGGCGCTCGGCGGTGATGTGGTGGGGATGACCGGCCTGCCCGAGGCGGTGCTGGCCCGGGAGGCCGGCATCTGTTACGCGGTCGTGGCGGTCGTGACCAATCTCGGGGCCGGACTTTCCGCCTCCTCGCTCAGCCACCAGGAGGTCGTCGCGGTCATGGACGAGCGCCGGCCCCGGCTGCTGCGGGCCATCCTGCAGGCGCTGGCGTCGCTGCCCGAGGCTCGGGGCTGCCCGTGTGCCGCTGCCCCGGGCCGTGGCCTGGTCGCCTCCATGCTGTAG
- the mtnA gene encoding S-methyl-5-thioribose-1-phosphate isomerase produces the protein METKSSAVRAYRWEPDGLWLLDQRRLPAEERWVACRRPEDVARAIREMVVRGAPLIGVAGAYGVALACRLHAGDPDAVERAAEQLRTARPTAINLAWAVDRVMARLRREGYAAELAAEEAGRLADEDQHSCWRIGEAGATLMPVEGGVLTHCNTGALATAGIGTAAGVIRRAVARGHRLRVYATETRPYLQGARLTAWELSREGIDVTVITDGMAGYVMQKGLVQAVVVGADRVARNGDVANKIGTYGLAVLARAHGIPFYVAAPYSSVDLSLPDGDAIPIEHRDPAEVTQVAGVEVAPPGVPALHPAFDVTPAHLVTAIITDRGVRYPPYLRSLPLEEATAP, from the coding sequence ATGGAGACGAAGTCGTCGGCGGTCCGCGCCTATCGCTGGGAGCCCGACGGGCTATGGCTGCTGGACCAGCGCCGCCTGCCGGCAGAGGAGCGGTGGGTGGCGTGCCGGCGGCCCGAGGACGTGGCGCGGGCCATCCGGGAGATGGTGGTGCGCGGCGCGCCCCTCATCGGGGTGGCCGGGGCGTACGGCGTCGCATTGGCGTGTCGCCTGCACGCGGGCGATCCCGACGCGGTCGAGCGGGCGGCCGAGCAGCTGCGGACGGCGCGCCCCACGGCGATCAACCTCGCGTGGGCCGTGGACAGGGTGATGGCCCGCCTGCGCCGCGAGGGGTACGCGGCGGAGCTGGCCGCCGAGGAGGCAGGGCGCCTGGCCGACGAGGACCAGCACTCCTGCTGGCGCATCGGTGAGGCGGGGGCGACTCTGATGCCCGTGGAGGGCGGCGTGCTGACCCACTGCAACACCGGCGCCCTGGCGACGGCCGGCATCGGCACGGCCGCGGGGGTCATCCGTCGAGCTGTCGCCCGGGGCCACCGGCTCCGGGTCTACGCGACGGAGACCCGCCCCTACCTCCAGGGCGCACGGCTGACGGCCTGGGAGCTGAGCCGGGAGGGCATCGACGTCACGGTCATCACCGACGGCATGGCCGGCTACGTGATGCAGAAGGGGCTGGTGCAGGCCGTGGTGGTGGGCGCGGACCGGGTGGCTCGAAACGGGGACGTGGCCAACAAGATAGGCACGTACGGCCTGGCGGTGCTGGCCCGGGCGCACGGCATCCCGTTTTACGTCGCGGCTCCCTACTCCTCCGTCGACCTGTCGCTACCGGATGGCGACGCCATTCCCATCGAGCATCGTGACCCGGCCGAGGTGACGCAGGTGGCAGGGGTGGAGGTGGCGCCCCCGGGCGTGCCCGCCCTGCATCCCGCCTTCGACGTGACGCCGGCTCATCTCGTCACGGCCATCATCACGGACCGCGGGGTACGCTACCCGCCCTACCTGCGGTCCTTGCCCCTCGAGGAGGCGACCGCCCCATGA
- the gltX gene encoding glutamate--tRNA ligase yields MNPSRAERFDAVRVRYAPSPTGYPHVGGIRTALYNWLFARHHGGKFILRLEDTDRSRSTEESARAMLEGLRWVGLDWDEGPDVGGPYGPYRQTERRELYQRYASRLVEAGRAYPCYCTPEELKARRQEALERGEAPKYDRRCLHLTDAERRRLEAEGRPKALRFRMDDAGETVVQDLVRGEVRFENTLLDDFVIIKSDGLPTYNFAVVVDDLEMRITHVIRGDEHLSNTPRQVQVYRALGAEPPAFAHLSILLAPDRSKLSKRHGAQSVDAFRERGYLPEAIVNYLALLGWGYDAEQQIFTVEELIDKFSLARVSKNPAIFDIQKLEWMNGYYLRRLSLEELAARARPFLERAGLTALIEREAEMGERRLMRALELSQSRLRTLADVSEWVRYYFEETVDYDERAARKHLLRAGVPELLERIAGGLEGIEPFDESTLEAYFTALRDETGLKMGDVLQPVRVAVTGKDVSPGMFEVLALVGKGAAARRLRQAAAWARERLASVSAG; encoded by the coding sequence ATGAACCCATCCCGAGCTGAGCGTTTTGATGCCGTGCGGGTCCGCTACGCGCCCAGCCCCACGGGCTACCCCCACGTCGGTGGCATCCGCACGGCCCTTTACAACTGGCTGTTCGCCCGCCATCACGGGGGCAAGTTCATCCTGAGGCTGGAGGACACCGATCGGAGCCGCTCCACCGAGGAGTCGGCCCGGGCCATGCTGGAGGGCCTGCGCTGGGTGGGCCTCGACTGGGACGAGGGCCCCGACGTGGGCGGTCCCTACGGACCCTATCGGCAGACGGAGCGGCGCGAGCTCTACCAGCGCTATGCGTCGCGCCTGGTGGAGGCGGGTCGGGCCTACCCCTGCTACTGCACCCCTGAGGAGCTCAAGGCCCGGCGCCAGGAGGCCCTGGAGCGGGGCGAGGCGCCCAAGTACGACCGGCGTTGCCTGCACCTGACCGACGCCGAGCGCCGCCGGCTGGAGGCCGAGGGGCGGCCCAAGGCGTTGCGATTCCGGATGGATGACGCGGGCGAGACGGTGGTGCAGGACCTGGTGCGGGGCGAGGTGCGCTTCGAAAACACCCTGCTCGACGACTTCGTCATCATCAAGTCCGACGGGCTGCCCACCTACAACTTCGCCGTGGTGGTCGACGACCTGGAGATGCGCATCACCCACGTCATCCGGGGGGACGAGCACCTCTCCAACACCCCCCGGCAGGTGCAGGTGTACCGCGCACTGGGGGCCGAGCCTCCCGCGTTCGCGCACCTCTCCATCCTGCTGGCGCCGGACCGCTCCAAGCTCTCCAAGCGTCACGGGGCCCAGTCGGTCGACGCGTTCCGCGAGAGGGGCTACTTGCCCGAGGCCATCGTCAACTACCTGGCCCTGCTGGGTTGGGGCTACGACGCCGAGCAGCAGATCTTCACCGTCGAGGAGCTGATCGACAAGTTCTCGCTGGCGCGCGTCTCCAAGAACCCGGCCATCTTCGACATCCAGAAGCTGGAGTGGATGAACGGGTACTACCTGCGCCGCCTCTCGCTGGAGGAGCTGGCGGCACGGGCGCGCCCCTTCCTCGAGAGAGCCGGGCTGACCGCGCTCATCGAGCGGGAGGCCGAGATGGGCGAGCGCCGGCTGATGCGCGCGCTGGAGCTGTCGCAGAGCCGGCTGCGCACCCTGGCCGACGTGTCCGAGTGGGTCCGCTACTACTTCGAGGAGACCGTCGACTACGACGAGCGGGCGGCCCGCAAGCACCTGCTCAGGGCCGGCGTGCCCGAGCTGCTCGAGCGCATCGCCGGAGGGCTGGAGGGGATCGAGCCCTTCGACGAGTCGACGCTCGAGGCCTACTTCACGGCCCTCCGTGACGAGACCGGCCTCAAGATGGGCGACGTGCTGCAGCCGGTGCGGGTGGCCGTGACGGGCAAAGATGTGAGCCCGGGCATGTTCGAGGTACTGGCCCTGGTGGGCAAGGGAGCTGCCGCCCGGCGGCTGCGTCAGGCCGCGGCGTGGGCCCGCGAGCGGCTGGCCAGCGTCTCGGCCGGGTGA
- a CDS encoding DUF92 domain-containing protein: protein MGHRGGAGQRAHPVSIIGWRPVEAGRSGGVTLPGTAAGTAGAALMAALTWGMLGSPALAWGALVGGVSGMLLDSLIGAAWQGRWRCHRCGRAVERPRPHLQTCAGPLRLEGGRPWLDNDGVNALSSVAAGLVAVAATLLAGAA from the coding sequence GTGGGCCACCGAGGTGGGGCTGGCCAGCGGGCGCACCCCGTCTCCATCATCGGGTGGCGGCCCGTCGAGGCGGGGCGCTCGGGCGGCGTGACGCTGCCGGGCACCGCCGCCGGGACGGCGGGCGCGGCCCTGATGGCTGCGCTGACGTGGGGTATGCTGGGATCCCCCGCCCTGGCGTGGGGCGCGCTGGTGGGGGGCGTGTCGGGGATGCTCCTCGACAGCCTCATCGGGGCGGCCTGGCAGGGCCGGTGGCGCTGCCATCGCTGCGGGCGTGCGGTGGAGCGGCCCCGGCCACACCTCCAGACCTGCGCGGGCCCCCTCCGCCTGGAGGGCGGCCGGCCCTGGCTCGACAACGACGGGGTCAATGCGCTCTCGTCGGTCGCCGCGGGGCTCGTCGCCGTGGCCGCGACGCTCCTGGCCGGGGCGGCGTAG
- a CDS encoding tetratricopeptide repeat protein: MNDVVVERLRHLFETVRRPDGKRWTLREVAEGTGLSLSYLWKLRSGRAVNPTRHVLEKLASFFGVTVTYLVGSSEEAEPVTDRAGEQEIARLLRAARDCVAAANPAEAERLARAALDRARALRSTPLTVSALVTLGRILAGSGRIEEAQEAIAAALSLSDDLAPGPERVQAVLALSYLEYEEGRFETAYDHAQRALVILEATRGDSMLRYETLFHVGTLAREAGRAQQAMAYLQEALPLAERLGERYLVPVLTSLGLAALDMGRADEALEYFTQSLSLAIRLRFAAWVNRAQHNMGLAYQRLGRWQEAIESLVKGLGSHEALGDVPFMIYDHMELGWCYASIGQREPALRHGYTALALAQEHDRPGLKARAHWHLGRVFALLGDLDEAVAHYEQAAQLLEHLGSRSEIGRLRLEHGDLMARRGDAARASELYRQAALSLLDGAPPQARERQPRLA, from the coding sequence GTGAATGACGTCGTGGTGGAGCGGTTGCGCCACCTTTTCGAGACGGTGAGGCGTCCTGACGGCAAGCGCTGGACGTTGAGGGAGGTGGCCGAGGGCACCGGCCTGTCGCTGTCCTACCTGTGGAAGCTGCGCTCGGGCAGGGCCGTCAACCCGACCCGGCACGTCCTGGAGAAGCTCGCGTCATTCTTCGGGGTTACCGTCACGTACCTCGTGGGCTCGTCGGAGGAGGCCGAGCCCGTGACCGACCGTGCCGGCGAGCAGGAGATCGCGCGGTTGCTCCGGGCAGCCCGAGACTGCGTGGCGGCCGCGAATCCGGCGGAGGCCGAACGGCTGGCTCGGGCCGCGCTGGACCGCGCGCGTGCCCTTCGCAGCACCCCTCTGACCGTCAGCGCGCTGGTGACCCTGGGTCGGATCCTGGCCGGGTCGGGACGGATAGAAGAGGCGCAGGAGGCCATCGCGGCAGCCCTGAGCCTGTCGGATGACCTGGCGCCCGGACCCGAGCGCGTGCAGGCGGTACTGGCGCTCTCGTATCTCGAGTACGAGGAGGGCCGCTTCGAGACGGCTTACGATCATGCGCAGCGGGCCCTGGTCATCCTCGAGGCGACCCGTGGTGACAGCATGCTCAGGTACGAGACCCTGTTCCACGTGGGGACGCTGGCTCGTGAGGCCGGCCGGGCCCAGCAAGCCATGGCTTACCTGCAAGAGGCCCTCCCGCTGGCGGAGAGGCTGGGCGAGCGCTATCTCGTCCCCGTCCTCACGAGCCTGGGGCTCGCGGCGCTCGACATGGGCAGGGCGGACGAGGCGCTCGAGTACTTCACGCAGAGCCTGTCGCTCGCCATCCGCCTGCGGTTCGCGGCCTGGGTCAACAGGGCTCAGCACAACATGGGGCTGGCTTACCAGCGACTGGGCCGCTGGCAGGAGGCCATCGAGTCGCTCGTGAAGGGCCTGGGTTCCCATGAGGCGCTGGGCGACGTCCCGTTCATGATCTACGACCACATGGAGTTGGGCTGGTGCTATGCCAGCATCGGGCAGCGCGAGCCGGCCCTACGGCACGGCTACACGGCCCTGGCGCTGGCGCAAGAGCACGACCGACCGGGGCTCAAGGCCCGGGCGCACTGGCACCTGGGCCGTGTGTTCGCCCTCCTCGGCGACCTGGACGAGGCGGTGGCCCACTACGAGCAGGCCGCCCAGCTTCTGGAGCATCTTGGATCGAGGTCCGAGATAGGGAGGCTCCGGCTCGAGCACGGCGACCTGATGGCCAGGCGCGGCGATGCGGCCCGGGCGTCGGAGCTGTACCGCCAGGCGGCCCTGTCGCTGCTGGATGGAGCGCCTCCCCAGGCCCGGGAGAGGCAGCCCCGCCTCGCCTAG
- a CDS encoding sodium-dependent bicarbonate transport family permease, translated as MEFLASALHNLLSPMILFFALGLLAGALRSELSIPKGLVTGASLYLLMAVGFRGGAELAQEGLTDRFLVTALAGLVLGMLVLPGLAFGVLVRLGGMDPVNAAAIASHYGSISVVTFVTATNFLARRGIAPEGFMTAVMALMEAPGVIGGILLARRHAASGADRAGPALWPALRETLLGASPVVLLGSMLVGALVGEDGRAMMDPFILDLFPGILSVFLLAMGLTAGQQLSAFASGGGFLGLFAVAMPLVGGALGALAGSLIGLSVGGTTLFAVLAASASYIAAPAAVRLALPEANPGLPVTLSLGVTFPFNVILGIPLYYSMAVWLHR; from the coding sequence ATGGAATTCCTCGCATCGGCCCTGCACAACCTGCTCTCGCCCATGATCCTCTTCTTCGCACTGGGCTTGCTGGCGGGCGCCCTCCGATCCGAGCTGTCCATCCCCAAGGGCCTGGTGACGGGGGCCTCGCTGTATCTGTTGATGGCCGTGGGCTTCCGGGGAGGCGCCGAACTCGCGCAGGAGGGCCTCACCGACCGCTTCCTCGTCACGGCCCTGGCAGGCCTGGTCCTGGGCATGCTGGTGCTGCCAGGGCTGGCCTTCGGCGTCCTGGTGCGGCTCGGCGGGATGGACCCGGTCAACGCCGCGGCCATCGCCTCCCACTATGGCTCCATCAGCGTCGTCACGTTCGTGACGGCCACCAACTTCCTGGCACGTAGGGGCATCGCCCCCGAGGGCTTCATGACGGCGGTGATGGCCTTGATGGAGGCACCCGGGGTCATCGGCGGCATCCTGCTGGCCCGGCGCCACGCGGCCTCCGGCGCGGATAGAGCGGGGCCGGCTCTCTGGCCGGCGTTGCGGGAGACTCTGCTGGGCGCCAGCCCGGTGGTGCTGCTGGGCAGCATGCTGGTCGGGGCCCTCGTCGGGGAGGATGGCCGGGCGATGATGGACCCCTTCATCCTGGACCTGTTCCCGGGCATCCTCTCCGTCTTCCTGCTGGCGATGGGACTCACGGCGGGCCAGCAACTGAGCGCGTTCGCGTCGGGGGGAGGCTTCCTGGGGCTCTTCGCTGTGGCGATGCCGTTGGTGGGCGGCGCGCTGGGCGCGCTGGCCGGATCGCTCATCGGGCTGAGCGTGGGCGGGACGACTCTCTTCGCCGTGCTGGCAGCCAGCGCCTCTTACATCGCCGCGCCCGCGGCGGTGCGCCTCGCGCTGCCCGAAGCCAACCCCGGCCTGCCCGTGACCCTGTCGCTGGGGGTGACCTTCCCCTTCAACGTCATCCTCGGCATCCCGCTCTACTACTCGATGGCCGTCTGGCTCCACCGCTGA
- a CDS encoding helix-turn-helix transcriptional regulator — MRRWTFLSNHAQVLLCIARDPSVTAREIGRQVGITERAAQNIIRDLEAAGYVTKQRQGRRNRYALHLDRPMRHPAQRGLTVRDLLEMLQDPRVTAAPSPDETVRPERPEA, encoded by the coding sequence GTGAGGCGCTGGACTTTCCTCAGCAATCACGCCCAGGTGCTGCTCTGCATCGCGAGGGACCCGTCGGTGACCGCCCGCGAGATCGGCCGGCAGGTGGGCATCACCGAGCGGGCGGCCCAAAACATCATCCGGGACCTGGAGGCGGCCGGGTACGTGACGAAGCAGCGACAAGGCCGTCGCAACCGCTACGCGTTGCACCTGGATCGCCCCATGCGCCATCCGGCGCAGCGGGGCTTGACGGTGCGCGACCTTCTGGAGATGCTGCAAGATCCGCGGGTGACGGCAGCGCCGTCGCCCGATGAGACGGTGCGACCCGAGCGACCCGAGGCGTGA
- a CDS encoding arginine--tRNA ligase produces the protein MDVLRFEDLVYELGDATRPTVVSGAVPENGVLVIRGLVTLRSLIAREVGEAVGRLLRQGGLEWPGGLEPLVEQPARIEHGDYTTNVALQLARHLRKPPIQIAAQLAGELRTLPMASRVEAAAPGFVNIWLDWRWWASHGTMLPEPSKERAAEKVVVEHTSINPNKAAHVGHLRNACIGDTLARLLRRVGYRVEVHNYIDDLGDQVADTVVGILHVPITGRYSRFGDFCWDVYARVSQAYERDEALKARRAEVLHALEAGDNNTAWLGRLVAERVAQEHVAEMGAFGITYNLLVWESDIVREGFWAAAFEQLQRSPLFVKETRGRLAGCWVLKQPQQQEGPAEAAVGQEDEAGDDEHLTDKVLVRSNGVLTYTAKDIAYHLWKFGLLGKEFRYRRFAQGLWTTAPEGTSRPFGRAKRVLNVIDRRQEYPQAMVRLALQALGFGEAAGAVHHVSYGVVSLSPATAARLGMDTSDGRSSYPMSGREGIGIKIRDLLDLMEASIDRERSRQVGLSSRAIAAGAIRYFLLRYNLATEIVFDMDSALDVHGNTGPYLMYAHARAAGILRKGGLESRSVPPAPERVPEISQVERALLRHLADWPDTLEMAAVELNPTLVTTYAYELAQRFTDFYENMPVLKAPEHERPFRLWLVALSRAVLADALDVLGLPAPERM, from the coding sequence ATGGACGTCCTACGCTTCGAAGATCTCGTCTACGAGCTGGGTGACGCAACCCGCCCAACGGTGGTTTCAGGAGCGGTCCCGGAAAACGGGGTGTTGGTTATCCGAGGGCTCGTGACGTTACGCAGCCTCATCGCCCGCGAAGTTGGTGAAGCCGTTGGTCGCTTGCTGCGCCAGGGCGGCCTCGAGTGGCCCGGCGGCCTCGAGCCCCTGGTGGAGCAGCCCGCCCGCATTGAGCACGGTGACTACACCACCAACGTGGCGCTCCAACTCGCCCGCCACCTGCGAAAGCCCCCGATCCAGATCGCGGCTCAGCTGGCCGGAGAGCTGCGGACGCTGCCGATGGCTTCCCGGGTGGAGGCGGCGGCGCCCGGCTTCGTCAACATCTGGCTCGATTGGCGATGGTGGGCGTCTCACGGCACGATGCTCCCTGAGCCGTCCAAGGAGCGCGCCGCCGAGAAGGTCGTGGTCGAGCACACCTCCATCAACCCCAACAAGGCGGCCCACGTGGGGCATTTGCGCAACGCCTGCATCGGAGATACGCTTGCCCGCCTGTTGCGGCGCGTGGGGTATCGGGTGGAGGTCCACAACTACATCGACGATCTGGGAGACCAGGTGGCCGATACGGTCGTCGGCATCCTGCACGTCCCGATCACGGGCCGCTACAGCCGTTTCGGCGACTTCTGCTGGGACGTCTACGCCCGGGTGAGCCAGGCGTACGAGCGTGACGAGGCGCTCAAGGCCCGGCGGGCCGAGGTGCTGCACGCGCTCGAAGCCGGAGACAACAACACGGCGTGGCTCGGCAGGCTGGTGGCGGAGCGCGTCGCGCAAGAGCACGTCGCCGAGATGGGCGCGTTCGGCATCACGTACAACCTGCTGGTTTGGGAGAGCGACATCGTACGGGAGGGGTTCTGGGCGGCCGCCTTCGAGCAGTTGCAGCGGTCACCCCTGTTCGTCAAGGAGACCCGGGGGCGCCTCGCCGGCTGCTGGGTGCTCAAGCAGCCCCAGCAACAAGAAGGCCCTGCCGAAGCGGCCGTCGGACAGGAAGACGAGGCGGGCGACGACGAGCACCTGACCGACAAGGTCCTGGTGCGTTCCAACGGCGTGCTCACGTACACCGCCAAGGACATCGCCTACCATCTCTGGAAGTTCGGCCTCTTGGGCAAGGAGTTTCGCTACCGGCGTTTCGCCCAGGGCTTGTGGACGACGGCGCCGGAGGGCACGAGCCGGCCGTTCGGCCGGGCCAAGCGCGTGCTCAACGTGATCGACCGCCGCCAGGAGTACCCCCAGGCGATGGTTCGTCTGGCGCTCCAGGCCCTCGGTTTCGGGGAGGCCGCAGGGGCGGTGCACCATGTCTCGTACGGCGTGGTCAGCCTGAGCCCGGCCACGGCCGCCCGGCTCGGCATGGACACCTCGGATGGGCGCTCGTCTTACCCCATGTCGGGGCGCGAGGGGATCGGCATCAAGATCCGCGACCTGCTCGACCTCATGGAGGCCTCCATCGATCGGGAGCGTTCCCGGCAGGTGGGGCTGTCGAGCCGGGCCATCGCGGCCGGGGCGATCCGCTACTTCTTGCTGCGCTACAATCTCGCAACCGAGATCGTCTTCGACATGGACAGCGCCCTCGACGTCCACGGCAACACCGGCCCGTACCTGATGTACGCCCACGCGCGAGCGGCCGGGATCCTGCGCAAGGGCGGCCTGGAGAGCCGGAGCGTCCCGCCGGCTCCCGAGCGCGTGCCCGAGATCTCCCAGGTTGAGCGGGCCCTGCTGCGGCACCTCGCCGATTGGCCGGACACCCTGGAGATGGCGGCGGTGGAGCTCAACCCGACGCTGGTGACGACGTACGCCTACGAGCTGGCGCAGCGCTTCACCGACTTTTACGAAAACATGCCGGTGTTGAAAGCACCCGAGCACGAACGGCCTTTCCGGCTCTGGCTCGTCGCCCTCTCCCGCGCCGTGCTCGCCGACGCGCTGGATGTGCTGGGCCTGCCGGCGCCCGAGCGCATGTGA